Proteins found in one Quercus robur chromosome 2, dhQueRobu3.1, whole genome shotgun sequence genomic segment:
- the LOC126708917 gene encoding zinc finger CCCH domain-containing protein 23-like, which translates to MMIGNPNPTVQVPPWDPFDDQASQISSPLANFSVNYNANAGNGDHSLLLDSFAALHRYLPSNENDESYSFSDVVQDAFSCDHFRMYEFKVRRCARARSHDWTECPYAHPGEKARRRDPLKYHYSGTACPEFRKGNCKKGDSCEFAHGVFECWLHPNRYRTQPCKDGPSCGRKVCFFAHSPQQLRVLTQQSGRESGSKFVSSPTSILVSPPVSPQSDSPPLSPTEGGLGGFGSGKSVSELVASMRKMKMGGCGGWGNQVGSVSPSGYGSPRASIVRPGFCSTPSTPTRSVTRSGLGPFDLWETKCEEEPAMERVESGRGLRAQMYAKLSKENSLRRVDSAVSGPDFGWVSELVK; encoded by the coding sequence ATGATGATTGGAAATCCAAATCCAACGGTCCAAGTGCCTCCGTGGGACCCATTCGACGATCAAGCGTCTCAGATTTCGTCCCCATTAGCAAACTTCTCCGTCAACTATAACGCCAATGCCGGTAACGGAGACCACTCTCTTTTGCTTGACTCCTTCGCTGCCCTCCACCGTTACTTGCCGTCGAACGAGAACGACGAGTCGTACTCGTTTTCGGACGTCGTACAGGACGCGTTCTCGTGCGACCATTTTCGGATGTACGAGTTTAAGGTTCGGAGGTGCGCACGTGCGAGGTCGCATGATTGGACGGAGTGTCCGTACGCGCATCCTGGTGAGAAGGCTCGTCGGAGGGACCCACTGAAGTATCACTATTCCGGTACGGCGTGTCCTGAGTTTCGCAAAGGGAATTGTAAGAAAGGGGACTCGTGCGAGTTCGCACATGGGGTTTTCGAGTGTTGGTTGCATCCGAATCGGTATCGGACTCAGCCCTGTAAGGACGGACCGAGTTGTGGTCGGAAAGTCTGTTTCTTCGCCCACTCGCCGCAACAACTCCGAGTCTTGACTCAACAGAGTGGAAGGGAAAGTGGGTCGAAGTTTGTTTCATCGCCCACTTCGATTCTGGTGTCGCCACCGGTTTCTCCCCAGTCTGACTCGCCGCCCTTGTCGCCGACTGAAGGCGGACTCGGTGGGTTTGGATCGGGAAAATCGGTGAGCGAACTCGTTGCTTCTATGCGGAAGATGAAAATGGGCGGTTGTGGCGGTTGGGGGAATCAAGTGGGGTCAGTTTCGCCATCTGGGTACGGGTCGCCCCGTGCGTCGATTGTCCGACCCGGGTTCTGTAGCACGCCTTCGACTCCGACTCGGAGCGTGACTCGTTCTGGGCTCGGTCCATTTGACCTGTGGGAAACGAAGTGTGAGGAAGAGCCAGCGATGGAGAGGGTGGAGTCTGGGAGGGGCTTACGAGCCCAGATGTATGCTAAACTCAGTAAGGAGAACTCGCTCCGACGAGTTGACTCGGCCGTGTCTGGTCCTGATTTTGGTTGGGTGTCGGAGTTGGTTAAGTGA